A genomic window from Nicotiana sylvestris chromosome 11, ASM39365v2, whole genome shotgun sequence includes:
- the LOC138881293 gene encoding uncharacterized protein, which yields MYDSSDVAVGAVLRQRKDKMFRPIYYASKTFNDAQVNYATTEKEFFVVVFAFDKFRSYLVGSKVIVHTDHSALKYMLSKKESKPRMIRWVLLLQEFDLEIKDRKGTENQVADHLSRLERPLIETVDVREEFPDEQIFLHCCDGVIRRCVLEGEMASILSHCHDGEVGGHYGGNFTARKVMTNDARVVCKFLRKNIFTRFGTPQVIISDNRLHFMKKQFTALLSKYGVAHKTRTMYHAQTSGHVVANRVLKRILEKTVSASRKDWSVKLDKALWAYRTALKTTIGTSPFKLVYGKLCHLPVEKEHKAYLEIKMIKLDLSLAGEHGLAQMNELEEFSLDAYENV from the exons ATGTATGATTCCAGCGATGTAGCTGTGGGGGCAGTTCTGAGGCAAAGAAAAGATAAGATGTTTAGGCCCAtttactatgcaagcaagacGTTCAATGATGCTCAAGTCAACTATGCCACCACTGAGAAAGAGTTCTTTGTTGTGGTTTTCGCATTTGACAAGTTTAGATCATACCTAGTGGGGAGTAAAGTGATTGTACACACTGATCACTCAGCCTTAAAATACATGTTGAGTAAAAAGGAGTCCAAGCCACGTATGATACGGTGGGTGTTGTTGCTCCAAGAGTTTGACTTGGAGATCAAAGATAGAAAGGGCACAGAAAATCAAGTCGCAGATCATCTATCTCGACTTGAGAGACCTCTGATTGAAACAGTTGATGTAAGAGAAGAGTTCCCTGATGAGCAAATTTTTCTCCATTGTTGCG ATGGTGTGATTCGAAGGTGTGTGCTTGAAGGAGAGATGGCAAGCATTCTTTCTCATTGCCATGATGGAGAAGTTGGAGGACACTATGGTGGAAATTTCACTGCAAGAAAGGTCAT GACCAATGATGCTCGGGTGGTTTGTAAGTTCTTGCGGAAGAACATCTTTACCCGCTTTGGGACACCTCAAGTGATTATCAGTGACAATAGGTTGCACTTTATGAAAAAGCAGTTCACTGCATTGTTGTCTAAGTATGGGGTCGCACACAAAACAAGAACCATGTACCATGCCCAAACTAGTGGGCACGTTGTGGCTAACCGTGTACTTAAACGAATTCTTGAAAAGACGGTTAGTGCTTCCCGTAAGGATTGGTCTGTAAAGTTGGATAAAGCTCTATGGGCGTACAGAACTGCATTAAAAACAACCATAGGGACTTCACCATTCAAACTAGTGTATGGAAAATTGTGTCACCTACCTGTTGAGAAAGAACATAAAGCTTATTTGGAAATTAAGATGATTAAGCTTGATCTTAGTCTTGCCGGTGAACACGGGTTGGCACAAATGAACGAATTGGAAGAGTTTAGTCTAGACGCATATGAAAATGTGTGA